The genomic window TACAATGGAAGAAATAATCAAACAACTTAGAGAATTTAGAGATCAAAGAGACTGGAAACAATTTCATAACCCCAAAGATTTAGCTAATGCTATAAGTATTGAAACGGCTGAATTAATGGAACATTTCTTATGGAAAACTCAGGAAGAATCTTATGAGAAAGTAAAAAATAATCCCAAAATTGCAGAGGAGGTTGCTGATATTATGATATTTTTGATATATTTTGCTGAAACTTCATGAATTGATATTGAAAAAGCAGTCAAAGATAAAATAGAAAAAAATAATAAAAAATATTCTGTTGAAAAATCAAAATGAAAAAGTAATAAATATACAGAACTTTAATACTTATATTTTGTGCAATGATAGTTTATAGTGAAACAAAACAAACATTTCTTGATGATGTTTCAAAAAGAAATATAGAAGACATTATAGAAACTTGTGTAGAAAATAAACTCAAAAGAAAAACATCAAAAAATGAAAAGCTATCATGGAAAAACTCATTGAGAGAGATGTTTTTCATAATGAGCGATAATGAAATACCTGATGATATATGAGTAAGTATAGAATACAATATTCCTTGATCATGAAAGAGAATAGATTTTATAATAACATGACTTGATGATTCCAACAAAGAAAATGTTATAATAATTGAATTGAAACAATGGGAAAAAGTTCAACTTACTGATAAAGATTGAATAGTAACTACTCGATTTTCTCATGGAGAAAGTGAAGAAAATCATCCATCATATCAAGCTTGGTCTTATGCTACTTTGCTATATTCTTTTAACGAAACTGTTGAAGAAAATGATATTCAACTTAATCCTTGTGCTTATTTGCATAATTACAAGGATAATAGCTGAGATATTGTGCATGATTTCTATTCAGAATATATTACCAAATCACCTGTATTTTTGCAAGATGATAAGGAAAAACTTCAAAATTTCATAAAAAAATATATCAAGCACTGAGACAAAAATAAAACAATGTATGAAATTGATCAATGAAAAATTAGACCATCCAAATCATTAGCAGATAGTTTAGTATCTATGATTAAGTGAAATCAAGAGTTTGTAATGATAGATGATCAAAAGCTTTTGTATGAACAAGCTTTAAAACTTGCAAGAAACTCCTCACAATCAAACAAAAAAGTTTTAATAGTTAGAGGTTGACCTTGAACTTGAAAATCTGTTGTTGCAATAAATTTATTGGTAACCCTTAATCAAGAAAGACTGGTAACTCAATATGTAAGTAAAAACTCAGCACCAAGAGCAGTTTATGCAGCAAAACTAACTTGAGAGTTGAAGAAAACACACATTGATAATTTATTTGTTTGATCCTGATCTTTTACTAATTCACAAGAATCAGAGTTTGACTGTCTTATAGTAGATGAAGCACATAGGCTTAATGAAAAATCTTGAATGTTTTGAAACTTATGAGAGAATCAAATAAAGGAAATTATATATGCTTCTAATTTTTCAATATTTTTTATTGATGAAGATCAAAAAGTAACCTTTAATGATATAGGAGAAGTTGATGAAATCAAAAAACGAGCAACAAACCAAGGAGCAGAAATTTATGAGATGGAACTTTCTTCTCAATTTCGTTGTAGTGGGTCAGATTGATACTTAGCATGGCTTGATAATACTTTACAAATAAAAGAAACAGCAAATCCAACTTTGGAATGAATAAACTATGATTTCAAGGTTTTTGATTCTCCTGCTGATCTTAGAGATGCCATTTTTGAAAAAAATAAAATAAATAATAGAGCAAGACTTCTTGCTGGATACTGTCGAAATTGGGTTAGTAAAAAAGACTCATCAGCTTATG from Candidatus Absconditicoccus praedator includes these protein-coding regions:
- a CDS encoding DUF2075 domain-containing protein; this translates as MIVYSETKQTFLDDVSKRNIEDIIETCVENKLKRKTSKNEKLSWKNSLREMFFIMSDNEIPDDIGVSIEYNIPGSGKRIDFIITGLDDSNKENVIIIELKQWEKVQLTDKDGIVTTRFSHGESEENHPSYQAWSYATLLYSFNETVEENDIQLNPCAYLHNYKDNSGDIVHDFYSEYITKSPVFLQDDKEKLQNFIKKYIKHGDKNKTMYEIDQGKIRPSKSLADSLVSMIKGNQEFVMIDDQKLLYEQALKLARNSSQSNKKVLIVRGGPGTGKSVVAINLLVTLNQERLVTQYVSKNSAPRAVYAAKLTGELKKTHIDNLFVGSGSFTNSQESEFDCLIVDEAHRLNEKSGMFGNLGENQIKEIIYASNFSIFFIDEDQKVTFNDIGEVDEIKKRATNQGAEIYEMELSSQFRCSGSDGYLAWLDNTLQIKETANPTLEGINYDFKVFDSPADLRDAIFEKNKINNRARLLAGYCRNWVSKKDSSAYDIVFEEYDFQMKWNLSKDGMLRIMKPESVNEVGCIHTCQGLEVDYVGVIIGPDLIVRNGEVLVDPSQRATTDASLKGYKKALKENPEETKDFIKSLIKNTYRTLMTRGMKGCYIYCTDEETREYFKKLIG
- a CDS encoding nucleotide pyrophosphohydrolase, translating into MEEIIKQLREFRDQRDWKQFHNPKDLANAISIETAELMEHFLWKTQEESYEKVKNNPKIAEEVADIMIFLIYFAETSGIDIEKAVKDKIEKNNKKYSVEKSKGKSNKYTEL